The genomic region CCTGTAGTGGAAAAAGCGATGGCAACTCTGGAGAAATTCGGTGTTCCTTTTGAGGCGCACGTTTATTCTGCACACAGAACGCCTGTAGAGGCAAGCGAATTTGCAAAGGGCGCAAGGGCAAATGGCTTTGGTGCCATCATTGCGGCAGCGGGAAAGGCGGCACATCTGGCAGGTGCCATGGCGGCAAATACAACCCTTCCCGTAATTGGTATTCCTATCAAATCCTCCACATTGGATGGATTGGATGCTCTGCTTTCCACCGTACAGATGCCGGGGGGACTTCCTGTTGCAACCGTAGCCATTGACGGTGCGGAAAATGCAGCGCTTCTGGCAATCCAGATTCTGGCTGTGGAGGATGCGGCTCTGACAGAAAAGCTGGACAATGCAAGAAAAGAAGCAGCCGAAAAGGTTCTGGCAAAGAATAAGGCACTGGAAGAAAAATACGCAAAATAAGTTATTTCATATAAAAAATATAAGGACAAAGCGAGAGGAGAAAAAGAATGAAA from Anaerotignum faecicola harbors:
- the purE gene encoding 5-(carboxyamino)imidazole ribonucleotide mutase, which gives rise to MKKIGIVMGSDSDLPVVEKAMATLEKFGVPFEAHVYSAHRTPVEASEFAKGARANGFGAIIAAAGKAAHLAGAMAANTTLPVIGIPIKSSTLDGLDALLSTVQMPGGLPVATVAIDGAENAALLAIQILAVEDAALTEKLDNARKEAAEKVLAKNKALEEKYAK